The sequence below is a genomic window from Candidatus Methanoplasma termitum.
AGCACATTATGTGATATTTCGATTATTATGAGATAAATATCGAAATAACTCAAATAATTTCCAAATTTATTAGATATTTGTCTAATGAACATTTGAATTTATAATCATTTAGAAAGATTTATTAATATGAAATAGCACTCACCGCCTATGGTAAACGGCAGATTCGTTGCTGTGGAGCAGGCTTTTCAAAGAGAACCGGTGGTGGCTACGCCCCCGGCGGCCGAGACATCATCGTACTATGGATGCAATGTGTTCAACAGAGAGACGATGAGAAAATATCTCTCATCCGAGACAAGGAAGGTCGTTTACGAGTCTATCGAAAAAGGTGCGACGCTTGACATGTCGGTGGCGGAGCATGTTGCCGCCGGAATGAAACGCTGGGCGATGGACAAGGGTGCGACCCACTATACTCATTGGTTCCAGCCGCTTACGGGAGGGACGGCGGAGAAGCACGATTCCTTTGCGGAACCGCACAAGTACGGCACATCGCTGGAGCATTTCAGCGGGGACAGACTTTGCCAACAGGAGCCGGACGCTTCCTCTTTCCCGAACGGAGGCCTCAGGAACACTTTCGAAGCAAGAGGATACACTGCATGGGACCCGTCATCGCCGTCGTTCATCCTCGGGGACTGCCTATGCATACCCACAGTATTCATTTCGTATACAGGCGACGCGCTTGACTACAAAACACCGCTCATGAGGTCCGTGTCCGCCGTAAGGAAAGCGGCATCCGATGTATTGAAATATTTCGGGTTTGAAGGTCAGGATGTACAGGCATATTTGGGATGGGAGCAGGAGTTCTTCCTCGTGGACAGTGCGCTTTACGCACAGCGTCCGGACATGATGCTTTCGGACAGGACGCTGCTCGGCCACGACAGCGCAAGGAACCAGCAGCTCGAGGACCACTATCTTGGATCGATACCTCCGAGGGTCATGGAATTCATGAAGGACCTGGAATTCGAGGGGTACAAGCTGGGCATACCCATCAAGACAAGGCATAACGAGGTTGCGCCCAATCAGTTCGAGATCGCGCCGGTGTATGAGGAGATGAATCTAGCCGTGGATCACAACCTTTTACTGATGTCATTGATGAGATCGGTCGCCGGCCGCCATAAATTCAAAGTTCTTTTCCACGAGAAACCGTTCAAAGGCATCAACGGTTCCGGCAAGCACTGCAACTGGTCATTAGGGATAACCGACGGCGCCGGACTTCTCTCTCCGGGAAAGACGGACGAGGAGAACCTGAGGTTCCTTATGTTCATGGCCAATGTCCTCAAAGCGCTCCACGATAACAACGGGCTTTTCAAAGCTTCTATAGCATCATCATCCAACGAATACAGGCTGGGGGCCAACGAAGCGCCGCCCGCCATCATCTCGTCGTTCCTCGGTAAGCAGATGACCGCCGTGTTCGACGAACTGCTGAATACAAAGGACATGGTGAAGATCAAAGGCAAGAAGGGGCGCAGCACAGGCATACCTCAGGTACCCGAACTCCTTGTCGACAACACTGACAGGAACAGGACCTCGCCCTTTGCGTTCACGGGGAACAGGTTCGAGTTCAGAGCTGTGGGTGCATCAGCGAACTGCGCGCTGCCTATGACGGTCCTTAACACGACTGTCGCTTACCAACTTGCACAATTCAAGAAAGCCGTGGACAACAGGATAGCGGCTGGCGAACCGGTCATGAAAGCGATCCTCGATGAGACACGCGAAACATACAGATCATGCAAGGACATATGCTTCGACGGCAATGGTTATTCCGATGAATGGAAAAAGGAAGCGAAACGCCGCGGCCTGAACGTGGAAAATTCGGTCCCCATCGTATATGATCAATTCACAACGAA
It includes:
- a CDS encoding glutamine synthetase III family protein, with protein sequence MVNGRFVAVEQAFQREPVVATPPAAETSSYYGCNVFNRETMRKYLSSETRKVVYESIEKGATLDMSVAEHVAAGMKRWAMDKGATHYTHWFQPLTGGTAEKHDSFAEPHKYGTSLEHFSGDRLCQQEPDASSFPNGGLRNTFEARGYTAWDPSSPSFILGDCLCIPTVFISYTGDALDYKTPLMRSVSAVRKAASDVLKYFGFEGQDVQAYLGWEQEFFLVDSALYAQRPDMMLSDRTLLGHDSARNQQLEDHYLGSIPPRVMEFMKDLEFEGYKLGIPIKTRHNEVAPNQFEIAPVYEEMNLAVDHNLLLMSLMRSVAGRHKFKVLFHEKPFKGINGSGKHCNWSLGITDGAGLLSPGKTDEENLRFLMFMANVLKALHDNNGLFKASIASSSNEYRLGANEAPPAIISSFLGKQMTAVFDELLNTKDMVKIKGKKGRSTGIPQVPELLVDNTDRNRTSPFAFTGNRFEFRAVGASANCALPMTVLNTTVAYQLAQFKKAVDNRIAAGEPVMKAILDETRETYRSCKDICFDGNGYSDEWKKEAKRRGLNVENSVPIVYDQFTTKETVRIYKETGVLSEAELKARNEVAWEHYANKIEIESRVLSDIAYNHIVPVATVYQNVLLDNVLKCKQLYTEEEFEKYSYQEVGQIKEIAMHINELRIMGDSMDKMCDKFSKLEGRDRAVAYHDRVVPNIEKIRKYLDDLEMIVDDQMWPLPKYRELLFIR